Proteins encoded by one window of Cloeon dipterum chromosome 4, ieCloDipt1.1, whole genome shotgun sequence:
- the LOC135942416 gene encoding chymotrypsin B-like, with protein MITEKMPSVVTPICLFNRDNAMDSQLQRESTYFEWSPFGIAPPITANGTGQSNCSSVLSSTELRRLEVLQIPIQNILCVEESSSTDIDNRLLINFYKGRNFLRSLKQDTFGRYYVDILAYIDEIARHAKDISVLRPIPETKQPRGFTEPNNLSFPNCGMKPTSRRRKRENDDSSTELPPITGSIFGGQMAQTGDHPWHVYIENEETGGACGGTLISPTVVLTAAHCIYGSKAENFGVYLGMYDKRTRRAPGVQRRKPSRLITHPKYDPEESISDVGLMILMKKIKITDNVLPICLWNDDSDPNLARVAGTYAMAVGFGLVDNHTRTDDLQEVLLPIRTHKECYLSSRSFFGKYLRPGDNFCAGYTNGRTTCNGDNGGSLSIEKDGRWFIRGFGMSKTVKFKGEERSLCHPNQYSLFADVASYVDWIVENTPDISFRN; from the exons ATGATAACTGAGAAAATGCCGAGTGTGGTAACTcccatttgtttgtttaaccGTGACAACGCAATGGACTCGCAACTTCAAAGAGAATCAACCTACTTTGAATGGTCACCATTTGGG aTTGCTCCACCTATAACAG caaatGGGACGGGCCAAAGCAACTGTAGCAGCGTTCTTAGCAGCACAGAATTGAGACGTTTGGAAGTATTACAAATTCCCATCCAGAATATCCTGTGTGTCGAGGAGTCAAGTTCAACCGATATTG ACAATAGACTCTTGATCAATTTCTACAAAGGCCGGAATTTCTTGAGAAGTCTAAAACAAGATACGTTTGGCCGTTATTACGTTGATATATTGGCATACATTGATGAGATCGCAAGACACGCAAAAGACATTTCTGTTCTACGCCCGATTCCGGAAACAAAACAACCGAGAG gattcaCCGAGCCAAACAACCTCAGTTTCCCAAACTGCGGAATGAAACCGACGTCAAGAAGGAGGAAACGAGAAAATGACGATTCTTCCACAGAATTACCACCGATCACTGGCTCTATTTTTGGTGGACAAATGGCTCAGACAGGTGATCATCCTTGGCACGTTTACATTGAGAATGAGGAGACAGGAGGAGCCTGCGGCGGGACATTGATTTCGCCGACCGTGGTTTTGACTG CGGCACATTGCATTTATGGATCAAAAGCAGAGAACTTCGGAGTTTATCTTGGGATGTATGATAAAAGAACAAGAAGAGCCCCTGGTGTTCAGAGAAGAAAG CCCAGCAGGCTGATCACGCACCCGAAATATGACCCTGAGGAATCCATTAGTGACGTTGGACTcatgattttgatgaaaaaaataaaaatcaccgACAATGTCCTTCCGATTTGCTTGTGGAACGACGACTCTGACCCTAACTTGGCTCGCGTGGCAGGAACTTACGCAATG GCGGTTGGGTTCGGGCTTGTCGACAACCACACGCGCACAGATGATCTGCAAGAAGTTCTACTGCCGATTAGAACTCACAAAGAATGCTACTTGTCAAGCAGGAGTTTTTTCGGGAAATATTTGAGGCCAGGAGACAACTTTTGCGCCGGTTACACGAACG GAAGGACCACCTGCAACGGGGACAACGGAGGCAGCCTTTCCATCGAAAAAGACGGCCGCTGGTTCATCAGAGGCTTCGGAATGTCAAAAACAGTGAAGTTTAAGGGCGAAGAAAGATCGTTGTGTCACCCAAATCAATATTCCTTGTTCGCCGACGTCGCAAGTTACGTGGACTGGATCGTGGAAAATACGCCGGACATTTCATTCCGGAATTAA
- the LOC135942417 gene encoding chymotrypsinogen A-like: MPSVITPICLFNRDNAMDLQLQRESPAYFKWSTLLNMYHPRPTDVTGQSNCSTGLSSDEFRYLKKYDLPIQDILCVEESKKGYEFLINSYKGRYFFRGFKHFERVYIDILPYIDEITMHAKDIFALRSIPRTKQPRGFTAPNKLSFRNCGRKPTSRRRKRENDDSSEVLPPTSLIFGGHMAQRGGHPWHVSIENEVTGGACGGTLISPRVILTAAHCIYGSKAEDFRVAVGMYDKRQRKGPGVIRRKLSSLIVHPKYDPEEFISDVGLLILKKKINSSDHVRPICLWNVDSDPNLERVAGTEAMVVGFGLADNYTLPNKLQEARLPIRTHRECFLSKRKFFGKYLRPGDNFCAGYTNGTTTCNGDSGGSLSVEKNGRWFIRGIVSFGMSKKVMFEGEERSLCHPNQYSLFADVASYVDWIVENTPDISFRN; the protein is encoded by the exons ATGCCGAGTGTGATAACTcccatttgtttgtttaaccGAGACAACGCGATGGATTTGCAACTTCAAAGAGAATCGCCCGCCTACTTCAAATGGTCAACACTACTC aataTGTACCATCCTAGGCCAA CCGATGTGACGGGCCAAAGCAACTGTAGCACAGGTCTAAGCAGTGATgaatttagatatttaaaaaaatatgacctTCCCATCCAGGATATCCTGTGTGTCGAGGAATCCAAAAAGG GTTATGAATTTCTCATCAATTCCTACAAAGGCCGGTATTTCTTCAGAGGTTTTAAACATTTCGAACGAGTTTACATTGACATATTGCCATACATTGACGAGATCACTATGCACGCAAAAGACATTTTTGCTCTACGCTCGATCCCTCGAACAAAACAACCGAGAG gattcACCGCGCCAAACAAACTCAGTTTCCGAAACTGCGGAAGGAAACCGACGTCAAGAAGGAGGAAACGGGAAAATGACGATTCTTCCGAAGTTTTACCACCGACTAGTCTTATTTTCGGTGGACACATGGCTCAGAGAGGTGGACATCCGTGGCACGTTTCCATTGAGAATGAAGTGACTGGAGGAGCCTGCGGCGGGACATTGATTTCGCCGAGAGTAATTTTGACTG cTGCTCATTGCATTTATGGATCAAAAGCAGAGGACTTCAGAGTTGCTGTTGGGATGTATGATAAAAGACAAAGAAAAGGCCCTGGTGTTATCAGAAGAAAG ctCAGCAGTCTGATTGTGCACCCGAAATACGACCCTGAGGAATTCATTAGTGACGTCGGACTcttgattttgaagaaaaaaataaatagttccGACCATGTCCGTCCGATTTGCTTGTGGAACGTCGATTCTGACCCTAACTTGGAACGCGTTGCTGGGACTGAAGCTATG GTGGTTGGGTTCGGGCTTGCTGACAACTACACATTGCCAAATAAGCTGCAAGAAGCTCGACTGCCGATTAGAACTCACAGAGAATGCTTCTTGtcgaaaaggaaatttttcggGAAATATTTGAGGCCGGGAGACAACTTTTGCGCCGGCTACACGAACG gaaCAACCACCTGCAACGGGGACAGCGGAGGCAGCCTTTCCGTGGAAAAAAACGGCCGCTGGTTCATCAGAGGCATCGTAAGCTTTGGAATGTCGAAAAAAGTGATGTTTGAGGGCGAAGAGAGATCTTTGTGTCACCCAAATCAATATTCCCTGTTCGCTGACGTCGCAAGTTACGTGGACTGGATCGTGGAAAACACGCCGGACATTTCATTCCGGAATTAA